One window from the genome of Acidihalobacter ferrooxydans encodes:
- a CDS encoding D-alanyl-D-alanine carboxypeptidase family protein, producing the protein MSFCFRIGRLRAALGMALLLGATQAVAAPAALPPPVIAPPVLHDARSYVLMDFQTGQVLAQKAPNLQLPPASLTKLMTAYLAYGALADGKLRWSETVPVSKVAWHTGGSSMFIQPALPVTVDQLMHGLIIDSGNDAAVALAQAIAGSRAAFVAQMNTTAAALKLTGTHYSDVDGLPRPDLHTSALDIARLSRALIQRYPQVIDISRIKSYRYAGITQRSWNPALFHHPSVDGLKTGHTRAAGYCMDVTAVRGGRRLIAVVMGTPNWATGVSDSLSLLDYGYRFTRNHTVAKPGQTLGVYRNVGLQPDKVPVELGTALTVTAPRGERPQLHVSIDPGATALAGGIHKGQVLGMATVTLAGKPVAEAPLRAAVAAAPAGFFGTLWNRLRQHL; encoded by the coding sequence GTGTCGTTTTGTTTCAGGATTGGCCGCCTGCGCGCTGCGTTGGGCATGGCCCTGTTGCTGGGCGCAACCCAGGCGGTGGCCGCGCCCGCCGCCCTGCCGCCTCCCGTCATTGCGCCGCCGGTGCTGCACGATGCCAGGAGCTACGTGCTGATGGACTTCCAGACCGGGCAGGTGCTGGCGCAGAAGGCGCCGAACCTGCAATTGCCGCCAGCCAGTCTGACCAAGCTGATGACGGCGTATCTCGCCTATGGTGCGCTGGCGGACGGCAAACTGCGCTGGTCCGAAACCGTGCCCGTGAGCAAGGTCGCCTGGCACACCGGCGGGTCGAGCATGTTCATCCAGCCGGCCCTGCCGGTGACCGTCGATCAGTTGATGCACGGCTTGATCATCGATTCGGGCAACGATGCCGCGGTGGCGCTGGCGCAGGCCATCGCCGGCAGCCGCGCGGCCTTCGTCGCGCAAATGAACACGACCGCGGCCGCGCTCAAACTGACCGGCACGCATTACTCGGATGTCGATGGGCTGCCGCGGCCGGACCTGCACACCTCCGCGCTGGACATCGCCCGGCTGTCGCGGGCGCTGATCCAGCGCTATCCGCAGGTGATCGACATTTCCCGGATCAAGAGCTACCGCTATGCCGGCATCACCCAGCGCAGCTGGAACCCGGCCCTGTTCCATCACCCCAGCGTCGACGGGCTCAAGACCGGGCACACCCGGGCCGCGGGCTACTGCATGGATGTGACCGCGGTGCGCGGCGGACGCCGCCTGATCGCCGTGGTCATGGGCACGCCGAACTGGGCCACCGGCGTCAGCGACAGCCTGTCGCTGCTCGATTACGGCTACCGCTTCACGCGCAACCACACCGTCGCGAAACCGGGCCAGACCCTCGGCGTGTATCGCAATGTCGGCCTGCAACCCGACAAGGTGCCCGTCGAACTCGGCACCGCGCTCACCGTCACCGCCCCGCGCGGCGAGCGGCCGCAGTTGCATGTGTCGATTGACCCCGGCGCCACAGCCCTCGCCGGGGGCATCCACAAGGGGCAGGTGCTGGGCATGGCCACGGTCACGCTGGCCGGCAAGCCGGTGGCAGAGGCTCCGCTGCGCGCCGCCGTGGCTGCCGCGCCGGCCGGCTTTTTCGGCACGCTGTGGAATCGTCTGCGCCAACATCTATAA
- the metG gene encoding methionine--tRNA ligase codes for MSRRILVTNALPYANGPLHLGHLLGYVQADTWVRFQRMRGHEVYYVCADDTHGTPVMLRAQREGIAPEALIARMGAEHARDFADFAIGFDNYHSTHSEENRHYAELIYTRLRDAGHITRRDVQQAYDPEAGMFLPDRFIKGTCPRCGAADQYGDSCEVCGATYAPTDLIDARSAVTGAVPVQRSSEHYFFRLGDFERFLRDWLRQGDHVQPEIANKLREWFDAGLRDWDISRDAPYFGFEIPDAPGKYFYVWLDAPIGYMASFQNLCNRTGLDFADWWDKESDAELYHFIGKDIAYFHTLFWPAELHGAGLRTPTAIWCNGFITVNGQKMSKSRGTFVQARTYLQHLAPEYLRYYFAAKLGAGVDDLDLNLEDFANRVNADLVGKVVNIASRTASFINKRFDGKLADALPKPDLYAAFAASREEIAALYERREYGQAMRLIMGLADRANQYIDENKPWVLIKTPERMAEVQGVCTQGLNLFRVIVSYLKPVLPLLAAKAEAFFAAGELAWDDIAEPLLARRIETFQPLMTRIDPAAIEAMIEASREDLQAAAAPAPTGPLADDPIRDEIAYDDFARVDLRVVRIARAEHVEGADKLLRLTLDLGGETRNVFAGIKSAYAPEDLEGKLTVMVANLAPRKMRFGVSEGMVLAAGPGGKDLFILNPDDGAAPGMRVK; via the coding sequence ATGTCCCGCCGCATCCTCGTCACCAACGCGCTCCCTTATGCCAACGGCCCGCTGCATCTGGGCCACCTGCTCGGCTACGTGCAGGCCGACACCTGGGTGCGCTTCCAGCGCATGCGCGGCCACGAGGTGTATTACGTGTGCGCCGACGACACCCACGGCACGCCGGTCATGCTCCGCGCGCAGCGCGAGGGCATCGCGCCGGAGGCGCTGATTGCCCGCATGGGCGCCGAGCACGCGCGCGACTTCGCCGACTTCGCCATCGGCTTCGACAATTATCACTCGACACACTCGGAAGAAAACCGCCACTATGCCGAGCTGATCTACACCCGGCTGCGCGACGCCGGGCATATCACGCGGCGCGATGTCCAGCAGGCCTACGACCCCGAAGCCGGCATGTTCCTGCCCGACCGCTTCATCAAGGGCACCTGTCCGCGCTGCGGCGCCGCCGACCAATACGGCGACTCCTGCGAAGTCTGCGGCGCCACCTACGCGCCCACCGACCTGATCGACGCCCGCTCGGCGGTGACCGGCGCGGTGCCCGTGCAGCGCAGCTCCGAGCACTATTTTTTCAGGCTTGGCGACTTCGAGCGCTTCCTGCGCGACTGGCTCCGGCAGGGCGACCATGTGCAGCCCGAGATCGCCAACAAGCTGCGCGAGTGGTTCGACGCCGGTCTGCGCGACTGGGACATCTCGCGCGACGCGCCCTACTTCGGCTTCGAAATCCCGGACGCGCCCGGCAAGTATTTCTATGTGTGGCTGGACGCGCCGATCGGCTACATGGCCAGCTTCCAGAACCTCTGCAATCGCACCGGCCTGGACTTCGCCGACTGGTGGGACAAGGAGTCCGACGCCGAGCTGTATCATTTCATCGGCAAGGACATCGCCTACTTCCATACGCTATTCTGGCCCGCCGAGCTGCATGGCGCGGGCTTGCGCACCCCCACCGCGATCTGGTGCAACGGCTTCATCACCGTCAACGGCCAGAAAATGTCCAAATCGCGCGGCACCTTCGTGCAGGCACGCACCTACCTCCAGCACCTCGCGCCCGAATACCTGCGCTATTACTTCGCCGCCAAGCTCGGCGCCGGCGTGGACGACCTCGACCTCAACCTTGAAGACTTCGCCAACCGCGTCAACGCGGATCTGGTCGGCAAGGTCGTGAACATCGCCAGCCGCACCGCCTCGTTCATCAACAAGCGCTTCGACGGCAAGCTCGCCGACGCGCTGCCCAAACCCGACCTGTACGCCGCCTTCGCCGCCTCGCGCGAGGAAATCGCCGCGCTTTATGAGCGCCGCGAATACGGCCAGGCCATGCGCCTGATCATGGGGCTGGCCGACCGCGCCAATCAGTACATCGATGAGAACAAGCCCTGGGTGCTGATCAAAACCCCCGAGCGCATGGCCGAAGTGCAGGGCGTGTGCACGCAGGGGCTCAACCTGTTCCGCGTCATCGTCAGCTATCTCAAGCCCGTGCTGCCCCTGCTCGCCGCCAAGGCCGAAGCCTTCTTCGCCGCCGGCGAACTGGCCTGGGACGACATTGCCGAACCGCTGCTCGCGCGGCGCATCGAAACCTTCCAACCGCTGATGACCCGCATCGACCCCGCCGCCATCGAGGCCATGATCGAAGCCTCCAGGGAAGACCTTCAGGCCGCCGCCGCGCCCGCGCCCACCGGCCCGCTGGCCGACGATCCGATCCGCGACGAAATCGCCTACGACGACTTCGCCAGGGTCGATCTGCGCGTCGTGCGCATCGCCCGCGCCGAACACGTCGAGGGTGCGGACAAACTGCTGCGCCTCACCCTCGATCTCGGCGGCGAGACACGCAACGTGTTCGCCGGCATCAAGTCCGCCTACGCGCCGGAAGACCTCGAAGGCAAACTCACCGTCATGGTCGCCAACCTTGCGCCGCGCAAAATGCGCTTCGGCGTTTCCGAAGGCATGGTGCTGGCCGCCGGACCGGGCGGGAAAGACCTGTTCATCCTCAATCCCGACGACGGCGCCGCGCCGGGCATGCGCGTAAAATAA
- a CDS encoding GTP-binding protein yields MKIWKRVRARWPRGWSKRAADAAPEPPAPTPGDAGARHLALARESLRELLEDPRVPEAVRAGLAEDYARVRRLLDKLDEGSVHVAVYGRVSVGKSALLNALLGVERFSVSPLHGETRSSAHAQWDAFDAGGVYLIDTPGINEVDGAARAQLAREVVAESDVVLFVVDGDLTEVEFEALKQVADAHAAVLLVLNKADRYTAEERERLRAVLARRVAGVLPEGRLVLTSARPAERVRVRVDAQGRESESVERPAADIGALEDRLWAVLEAEGKTLAALNASLFAGQLSERVAARVLEVKRELGERVIRMYSLAKGVAVGFNPLPGADLVAAVALDVSMVIHLGKVYGLPMSRAEAGRLVAVIAGQLVALLGSAWTINLAAALLKLGSGGLSSLATGTAQGAVAWYATYVVGRAAERYLAAGKSWGEGGAKRGVREILDSLDRDSLLKEARAELLARLRRSPASAKAP; encoded by the coding sequence GTGAAAATCTGGAAACGCGTGCGCGCGCGCTGGCCGCGTGGCTGGTCGAAACGCGCGGCCGACGCGGCGCCTGAACCGCCTGCGCCCACGCCGGGCGATGCCGGTGCCCGCCACCTGGCGTTGGCGCGGGAGAGCCTGCGCGAGCTGCTTGAAGACCCGCGCGTGCCCGAAGCGGTGCGGGCCGGGCTGGCGGAGGACTACGCGCGGGTGCGCCGCCTGCTCGACAAGCTCGACGAGGGCAGTGTGCATGTGGCCGTGTACGGCCGCGTCAGCGTCGGCAAGTCCGCGCTGCTCAACGCGCTGCTCGGTGTTGAGCGGTTTTCCGTCAGCCCGCTGCATGGCGAGACGCGCAGCAGCGCCCACGCGCAGTGGGACGCCTTCGATGCCGGCGGCGTCTATCTGATCGACACGCCGGGGATCAACGAGGTCGACGGCGCGGCACGCGCGCAACTGGCGCGCGAGGTGGTCGCCGAGTCGGATGTGGTGTTGTTCGTCGTCGACGGCGATTTGACCGAGGTCGAGTTCGAGGCGCTCAAACAGGTGGCCGACGCGCATGCGGCGGTGCTGCTGGTGCTGAACAAGGCCGACCGCTACACCGCCGAGGAGCGCGAGCGCCTGCGCGCGGTGCTCGCCCGACGGGTGGCCGGGGTGCTGCCCGAGGGGCGGCTGGTGCTGACCAGCGCGCGTCCGGCCGAGCGCGTGCGCGTGCGGGTCGATGCCCAGGGCCGCGAGAGCGAGTCGGTCGAGCGACCGGCAGCGGACATCGGCGCGCTCGAAGACCGTCTGTGGGCGGTGCTCGAAGCCGAAGGCAAAACGCTGGCCGCGCTCAACGCCAGCCTGTTCGCCGGGCAGTTGAGCGAGCGGGTCGCGGCGCGGGTGCTGGAGGTCAAGCGCGAACTCGGCGAGCGGGTGATCCGCATGTACAGTCTGGCCAAGGGCGTGGCGGTGGGCTTCAATCCGCTGCCCGGCGCCGATCTGGTGGCTGCCGTGGCGCTGGACGTGAGCATGGTGATTCATCTGGGCAAGGTCTACGGCCTGCCCATGTCGCGCGCCGAGGCCGGCCGCCTGGTTGCGGTGATCGCCGGGCAACTGGTGGCGCTGCTCGGCTCGGCCTGGACAATCAATCTGGCCGCAGCGCTGCTCAAGCTCGGCAGCGGCGGGCTGTCGAGCCTCGCCACCGGCACCGCGCAGGGCGCGGTGGCCTGGTATGCGACCTATGTGGTTGGCCGCGCGGCCGAGCGCTATCTGGCTGCGGGCAAGTCCTGGGGCGAGGGCGGGGCGAAGCGCGGCGTGCGTGAAATTCTGGACTCGCTGGATCGCGATTCATTGCTCAAGGAGGCCCGCGCGGAGCTGCTGGCACGCTTGCGCCGCAGCCCGGCGTCAGCCAAAGCGCCGTGA
- a CDS encoding Era-like GTP-binding protein, whose amino-acid sequence MALKPAVRWALAGVAVLALLLLLVLSLALTDLLLRVWQRLAQTPPWVFYTWLGVFLALSGGGVWLIVRLLRAPPAPTAPETPPLTEAELGARLEQAAGRGVDVETARAELAELGRRRAAGTLYVALFGEVSVGKSSLIRALVPGAEAEVGVEAGVTRAVRHYRWRAPQGDELVLTDVPGTGEVGGELDALAREEAQRAQLVVYVAEGDLTHSEHQALSALAALHKPLILALNKQDRYRAQELEAVVGRVRERLRAAALPAPVVTVSAGGQREVIRELPDGTEIHETRALAPQVDGLRKALTRAVEGDAALLERLRDGAIFALAAHKLEQAELGWRREQAETLVRQTSRKAALAALATVAPGADVLVQGYLGTALVRGLCELYGVPVQEIDVEQLLKLLQTRLGRVTPLVLSVVGNGLKAFPGLGTVVGGAVQAVAYGLIFDALGRAVARTLEQRGTLTQGAVEQSFKEVLGENLETRARALAAWLVETRGRRGA is encoded by the coding sequence ATGGCTCTGAAACCCGCCGTGCGGTGGGCGCTTGCGGGCGTGGCCGTGCTCGCGCTGCTGCTTCTGCTGGTGCTCTCGCTGGCGCTCACCGATCTGCTGCTGCGCGTGTGGCAGCGCCTCGCGCAGACGCCGCCCTGGGTGTTCTACACCTGGCTGGGGGTCTTTCTGGCGCTGAGCGGTGGTGGTGTGTGGCTGATCGTGCGGTTGCTGCGCGCGCCGCCCGCGCCCACCGCACCCGAAACGCCGCCGCTCACCGAAGCCGAACTCGGCGCCCGGCTGGAACAGGCCGCCGGGCGGGGTGTCGATGTGGAGACCGCGCGTGCGGAACTGGCCGAGCTGGGCCGACGCCGCGCGGCAGGCACGCTGTACGTCGCGCTGTTCGGCGAGGTCAGCGTCGGCAAGAGCAGCCTGATCCGCGCGCTGGTGCCGGGGGCCGAAGCCGAGGTCGGCGTCGAGGCCGGGGTGACGCGCGCCGTGCGCCATTACCGCTGGCGCGCGCCGCAGGGCGACGAGCTGGTGCTGACCGACGTGCCCGGCACCGGCGAGGTCGGCGGCGAGCTGGATGCGCTGGCGCGCGAAGAGGCGCAGCGCGCGCAGCTCGTCGTGTATGTGGCCGAGGGCGATCTCACGCACAGCGAGCATCAGGCGCTGAGCGCGCTGGCCGCGCTGCACAAGCCGCTGATCCTGGCGCTGAACAAGCAGGACCGCTACCGCGCGCAGGAACTGGAGGCGGTCGTCGGGCGGGTGCGCGAACGCCTGCGCGCGGCGGCCTTGCCGGCGCCGGTGGTCACGGTGAGCGCGGGTGGCCAGCGCGAGGTGATCCGCGAATTGCCGGACGGCACCGAGATACACGAGACGCGCGCGCTGGCGCCGCAGGTCGATGGATTGCGCAAGGCACTGACGCGTGCGGTGGAGGGCGATGCCGCGCTGCTCGAACGTCTGCGCGACGGGGCGATCTTCGCGCTGGCCGCGCACAAGCTCGAACAGGCCGAATTGGGCTGGCGGCGCGAGCAGGCCGAGACGCTGGTTCGGCAGACTTCGCGCAAGGCCGCGCTGGCCGCGCTGGCCACCGTCGCGCCGGGGGCGGACGTGCTCGTGCAGGGCTATCTCGGCACGGCCCTGGTACGCGGGTTGTGCGAGTTGTACGGTGTGCCGGTACAGGAAATCGACGTGGAGCAACTGCTCAAACTCCTGCAGACGCGGCTGGGGCGGGTCACGCCGCTGGTGCTGAGCGTGGTCGGCAATGGTCTCAAGGCGTTTCCGGGATTGGGCACGGTGGTCGGCGGTGCGGTGCAGGCCGTGGCCTACGGCCTGATTTTCGATGCGCTGGGGCGCGCCGTGGCGCGCACCCTGGAGCAGCGCGGCACGCTGACCCAGGGTGCGGTGGAGCAGTCGTTCAAGGAGGTGCTGGGTGAAAATCTGGAAACGCGTGCGCGCGCGCTGGCCGCGTGGCTGGTCGAAACGCGCGGCCGACGCGGCGCCTGA
- a CDS encoding HesA/MoeB/ThiF family protein: protein MNDRQLLRYSRQLMLPQLDYSGQERLLRSRTLIVGLGGLGSPVALYLAAAGVGTLVLADFDSVDLSNLQRQIAHTTATIGQSKAISAAAAAQSINPEVEVECIDDLLSPAQFMPHVAAADVVIDCTDNFVTRFTLNALCMEAGTPLVSGAAIRFEGQVTVFDPRRDDSPCYRCLYPDELDDEENCSRNGILAPVVGMIGTTQATEAIKVLAGIGEPLVGRLLLLDALHMEWRSIRLARDPQCPVCAHRMTAAHCTTRSA from the coding sequence ATGAACGACCGGCAACTGCTGCGCTACAGCCGCCAGCTCATGCTTCCCCAACTCGATTACAGCGGGCAGGAACGCCTGCTCAGGTCGCGCACCCTGATCGTCGGCCTGGGCGGGCTGGGGTCGCCGGTCGCGCTGTATCTGGCCGCCGCCGGCGTCGGTACGCTCGTGCTGGCTGACTTCGATAGCGTCGATCTGTCCAACCTGCAACGCCAGATTGCCCACACCACGGCCACCATCGGGCAATCCAAGGCAATCTCGGCCGCCGCCGCCGCGCAGTCGATCAACCCGGAGGTCGAGGTCGAGTGCATCGACGATCTGCTCTCACCCGCGCAGTTCATGCCGCACGTCGCCGCCGCCGACGTCGTCATCGACTGTACCGACAATTTCGTCACCCGCTTCACGCTCAACGCGCTGTGCATGGAAGCCGGCACGCCGCTGGTCTCCGGCGCCGCCATCCGCTTCGAGGGCCAGGTCACGGTCTTCGACCCGCGCCGCGACGACAGCCCGTGTTACCGCTGCCTGTACCCGGACGAACTGGACGACGAGGAAAACTGTAGCCGCAACGGCATCCTCGCGCCGGTCGTCGGCATGATCGGCACCACGCAGGCCACCGAGGCGATCAAGGTGCTCGCTGGCATCGGCGAACCGCTGGTCGGCCGCCTGCTGCTGCTCGACGCGCTGCACATGGAATGGCGCTCGATCCGCCTCGCGCGCGACCCGCAGTGTCCGGTCTGCGCGCACCGCATGACGGCGGCGCACTGCACCACCCGCAGCGCCTGA
- a CDS encoding histidine phosphatase family protein, which translates to MAEPDLILVRHGATEWSETGQHTSQTDIGLTEAGRAEARRLRGWLQTQRPAAVWTSPLRRARETAQACGYAEAEIVDALREWNYGDYEGLTTPEIQYASPGWTVFEYGGAGPEGETPEAVAQRVDALLARVRQVPGRPVLMFAHGHILRALTARWLGQPVQFGARLHLDSGSICLLGKEHELKAVLSWNVRQPVTD; encoded by the coding sequence ATGGCGGAGCCCGATCTTATTCTCGTGCGCCACGGCGCCACCGAGTGGAGCGAAACCGGGCAACACACCTCGCAGACCGACATCGGCCTGACCGAGGCCGGCCGCGCCGAAGCACGGCGCCTGCGCGGCTGGCTGCAAACTCAGCGCCCCGCGGCAGTCTGGACCAGCCCGCTGCGCCGCGCGCGTGAAACCGCCCAAGCCTGCGGTTACGCCGAGGCGGAAATCGTCGATGCATTGCGCGAATGGAACTACGGCGACTACGAAGGGCTGACCACGCCGGAAATACAATACGCGTCGCCGGGCTGGACGGTGTTCGAGTACGGCGGAGCGGGCCCGGAAGGCGAAACGCCGGAGGCGGTCGCGCAGCGCGTGGACGCCCTGCTCGCGCGCGTCCGGCAGGTTCCCGGCCGGCCGGTGCTGATGTTCGCGCACGGACACATACTGCGTGCCTTGACCGCGCGCTGGCTGGGGCAGCCGGTGCAATTCGGCGCGCGCCTGCATCTGGATTCAGGGTCGATCTGCCTGCTTGGCAAGGAACACGAACTCAAGGCCGTGCTGAGCTGGAACGTCCGGCAGCCGGTGACGGATTGA
- a CDS encoding (2Fe-2S) ferredoxin domain-containing protein gives MAYYERHAFFCTNQREDKACCQNHDASALRAYAKERTKALRISGAGRVRVNIAGCLGRCEEGPIVVVYPEGVWYTYRDRADVDEIVEEHLLHGRVVERLKLD, from the coding sequence ATGGCTTACTACGAACGCCACGCCTTCTTCTGCACGAATCAGCGCGAAGACAAGGCCTGTTGCCAGAACCACGACGCCTCCGCCCTGCGCGCCTATGCCAAGGAGCGCACCAAGGCGCTCAGGATTTCGGGCGCGGGTCGTGTGCGGGTTAATATAGCCGGCTGTCTGGGGCGCTGCGAAGAAGGTCCGATTGTCGTCGTCTATCCCGAGGGTGTCTGGTACACCTACCGGGATCGCGCCGATGTGGATGAGATCGTCGAGGAGCATCTGCTGCACGGCCGGGTCGTGGAGCGCCTGAAGCTGGATTGA
- a CDS encoding (Fe-S)-binding protein → MTTPHAEPAPNPQDFAATDQCVQCGLCLPHCPTYGETQNEADSPRGRISLIQALARGELPADAPLRTHLDGCLGCRACEDICPSGVPYGQLIDNARAELRRRGARHALRDAWMHGFATRRGLRRTLYAGSRWLNRAPGLSRTLRGGPALRRAHALTARLPAGRLRFDAHAPRTRGAVYLFTGCAAEVFDRETLHAARRVLEAFGFEVLTPPAQTCCGALHQHAGDRATAQRLAQTNCGAFAHDLPLIVTSSACAVSLHEYGTLIGAPGAALGARTHEISAFLAARPWPDALTLRPLAARIAVHTPCTQRRVLHTPDAAEALLRHIPQADIIALPGNDRCCGAAGSYMLDHPDMADALVTPKIRAAGQLAPALLATTNIGCAMHLARALAADGQTPEVIHPVSLLARQLAAPEPRA, encoded by the coding sequence ATGACAACGCCGCATGCCGAACCCGCACCGAACCCGCAGGACTTTGCCGCAACAGACCAGTGCGTGCAGTGCGGCCTGTGCCTGCCACACTGCCCGACCTATGGCGAAACGCAGAACGAAGCCGACTCGCCGCGCGGACGCATTTCGCTGATTCAGGCACTCGCGCGCGGCGAATTGCCCGCGGACGCGCCACTGCGCACGCATCTGGACGGTTGCCTGGGTTGCCGCGCCTGCGAAGACATCTGCCCGTCCGGCGTGCCCTACGGGCAGTTGATCGACAACGCGCGCGCCGAACTGCGCCGACGCGGTGCCCGCCACGCCCTGCGCGATGCCTGGATGCACGGTTTTGCCACGCGCAGAGGACTGCGCCGCACATTGTATGCGGGCTCGCGCTGGCTGAACCGCGCGCCGGGGCTGTCGCGCACGCTGCGCGGCGGGCCGGCCCTGCGCCGCGCCCATGCCCTGACGGCACGGCTGCCGGCAGGTCGCCTGCGCTTCGACGCCCACGCACCGCGCACGCGCGGCGCGGTCTACCTGTTCACCGGCTGCGCGGCCGAGGTGTTCGACCGCGAGACCCTGCATGCAGCGCGCCGCGTGCTGGAAGCGTTCGGCTTCGAAGTACTCACCCCGCCCGCCCAAACCTGCTGCGGCGCACTCCACCAGCACGCAGGCGACCGCGCAACCGCGCAAAGACTGGCGCAGACCAACTGCGGCGCATTCGCGCACGACCTGCCGCTCATCGTCACCTCCAGCGCCTGCGCCGTGAGCCTGCACGAATACGGCACGCTCATCGGCGCGCCGGGCGCGGCGCTCGGCGCTCGCACGCACGAAATCAGCGCATTCCTCGCCGCCCGGCCCTGGCCGGACGCCCTGACCCTGCGTCCGCTGGCTGCCCGCATCGCCGTCCACACACCGTGTACCCAGCGCCGCGTGTTGCACACGCCCGATGCGGCGGAGGCCCTGTTGCGCCACATTCCGCAGGCGGACATCATCGCGCTGCCCGGCAACGACCGCTGCTGCGGAGCCGCCGGCAGCTACATGCTCGATCACCCCGACATGGCCGACGCCCTCGTGACCCCGAAAATTCGCGCCGCCGGCCAGCTCGCCCCCGCCCTGCTGGCCACCACCAACATCGGCTGCGCCATGCATCTGGCCCGTGCGCTGGCCGCCGACGGACAAACGCCCGAAGTCATCCATCCGGTCAGCCTGCTGGCCCGCCAACTTGCCGCGCCTGAGCCCAGGGCATAG
- the coq7 gene encoding 2-polyprenyl-3-methyl-6-methoxy-1,4-benzoquinone monooxygenase: MNMRTLSPIDRLIDELDHSLRTLYGTPYTTARPDPAEGFEEAQLSDAERALAGDLLRVDHAGEVSAQGLYRGQALTARDAQTRAQMAQSALEENDHLQWCEARLDALGTHKSLLGPFWYWGSYGIGACAGLLGDRWSLGFIDETEQQVVRHLSDHLDRLPAEDHKSRAVLEQMREDETHHAHKARAAGGATLPWPARKLMHAVSRVMTTAASRI; the protein is encoded by the coding sequence ATCAACATGCGCACACTCTCGCCCATAGATCGCCTGATCGACGAACTCGACCACTCACTGCGCACGCTGTACGGCACCCCGTACACCACCGCGCGCCCCGACCCGGCCGAGGGTTTTGAAGAAGCGCAGTTGAGCGATGCCGAACGCGCACTCGCCGGCGACCTGTTGCGCGTCGATCATGCGGGCGAAGTTTCCGCGCAAGGGCTTTATCGCGGGCAGGCGCTGACCGCGCGCGATGCACAAACGCGCGCACAGATGGCCCAGTCTGCACTCGAAGAAAACGATCATCTGCAATGGTGCGAAGCGCGGCTCGACGCGCTCGGCACGCACAAAAGCCTGCTCGGCCCGTTCTGGTACTGGGGCAGCTACGGCATCGGCGCCTGCGCCGGCCTGCTCGGCGACCGCTGGAGCCTGGGTTTCATCGACGAAACCGAGCAGCAGGTGGTCCGCCATCTCAGCGACCACCTCGACCGCCTGCCGGCGGAGGATCACAAGAGCCGCGCCGTGCTGGAGCAGATGCGCGAGGACGAAACCCACCACGCGCACAAGGCGCGCGCCGCCGGTGGCGCCACGCTGCCCTGGCCGGCGCGCAAACTCATGCACGCCGTCTCGCGGGTGATGACGACGGCCGCCTCACGCATCTGA